A single window of Crassostrea angulata isolate pt1a10 chromosome 8, ASM2561291v2, whole genome shotgun sequence DNA harbors:
- the LOC128160356 gene encoding caveolin-1-like, which translates to MEVDLVSRDPNSLNAHLGTLHFNDVFGEPDGTHSIDCVWKLSHGCFNLWKNLCYKILTLCFGCCIAAEWGCEFAYIAFYHVWYITPCFKWLEINCGVCQRLYSMCINCCMTPCFESCGGIFHHFKK; encoded by the exons ATGGAAGTCGACCTTGTCAGCAGAGATCCTAACAGTTTGAACGCCCACCTTGgg acCCTTCATTTCAATGATGTTTTTGGAGAACCTGACGGTACGCACAGTATTGACTGCGTCTGGAAATTGTCCCACGGCTGCTTTAACCTCTGGAAAAACCTCTGCTACAAAATACTGACCCTGTGTTTCGGTTGCTGCATCGCCGCAGAGTGGGGCTGTGAGTTTGCCTACATCGCCTTCTACCACGTCTGGTACATCACTCCATGCTTCAAGTGGCTCGAGATCAACTGCGGGGTTTGCCAACGTCTCTATTCTATGTGCATCAACTGCTGCATGACGCCATGCTTCGAGTCCTGTGGTGGAATCTTCCATCATTTCAAGAAATGA
- the LOC128160351 gene encoding caveolin-1-like has product MAEDMDMTNRDPNNLNSHLGTLLFNDVIGEPDGAHSIDCVWKLSRACFECCKGLCYKLMTLCCGCCIAAQWGCEFAYIAFWHVWYITPMFKVLEINCSVCQRLYSMCINCCMTPVCEAFGGIFHHFKRT; this is encoded by the exons ATGGCAGAGGATATGGATATGACTAACCGGGACCCGAACAATTTGAACAGTCATCTTGGG ACGCTGCTTTTCAATGACGTCATCGGTGAACCGGACGGGGCGCACAGTATCGACTGTGTTTGGAAGTTGTCGCGCGCCTGTTTCGAGTGCTGCAAGGGCCTATGCTACAAACTGATGACGCTGTGTTGCGGATGTTGCATAGCTGCGCAGTGGGGTTGCGAGTTCGCATACATCGCTTTCTGGCACGTCTGGTACATCACTCCCATGTTCAAGGTTTTGGAGATCAACTGTTCGGTCTGTCAGCGCCTGTATTCCATGTGTATCAATTGCTGTATGACCCCGGTGTGTGAAGCTTTTGGTGGGATCTTTCACCACTTTAAGCGCACTTAA
- the LOC128160328 gene encoding uncharacterized protein LOC128160328, producing MDPHSSAQDVHRCDLCETAIVHSYCDFCHVNLCKPCIGDHISDGYHKHIIVPFQERRSTLIYPKCETHPHKMCELQCKDCNNISICSFCTASEQHRGHIFVQISTVYKAQKETIEKDTEELVNTLCPTYEEIARDLENQLANLDGGYEKLTSAMSKQGEQWHREIDIVIKKMKTEISEIKVKHRDILQKHLNEIKQIQSLIKQTLSAINEIEKSTEVSPTIAYSSKIREFSKLPPKIQVSLPTFIPKPIDREKLYSLFGQITPLSTATEENVYSLIQSKTSVKEILDEPEIVATIQTGYEQLRSVTCLNDGSIWTSGKTNDIKCFNSKGSLLQTVKQKSGKFPGDIAVDSNGDLLYTSGISWTVYKVKNVQTEELIRLQGWRPCKLCVTSTGDLLVTMFSDDKTQSKVVRYSGSTEKQTIQFDDEGKPLYSWNDKIKYITENRNHDICVADREARAVVVVNQDGKLRWRYTSHPSVTKNKPFKPYGITTDSQSRILTADSDNHCIHILDQNGQFLCYIDNCDLEYPIGLFVDNNDNLFVCEYFKGNVKKIKYLK from the coding sequence ATGGATCCCCATAGCAGTGCCCAGGATGTACAccgatgtgacctttgtgagaccgcCATAGTACACAGCTATTGTGACTTTTGTCATGTCAACCTATGCAAGCCCTGCATTGGAGATCACATCTCAGATGGATATCATAAACATATCATTGTCCCTTTCCAGGAACGAAGatcaaccctcatttatccgaAATGTGAAACACATCCACACAAAATGTGCGAATTGCAGTGCAAAGATTGTAATAACATTTCGATTTGTTCCTTTTGTACTGCATCTGAACAACACAGGGGGCATATTTTCGTACAAATATCAACTGTGTACAAGGCACAGAAAGAGACTATTGAAAAGGATACAGAAGAGTTAGTAAACACTTTATGTCCTACATATGAGGAAATTGCACGCGACTTGGAAAATCAGCTTGCCAACCTGGATGGAGGATATGAGAAACTTACATCAGCTATGTCCAAACAAGGAGAgcaatggcacagagaaatcgacatcgttatcaaaaaaatgaaaactgaaataaGCGAGATTAAAGTAAAACACAGAgacattttacagaaacatttgaatgaaataaaacagaTACAGTCCCTCATAAAGCAAACGCTAAGTGCCATAAACGAAATAGAGAAATCTACCGAAGTATCTCCAACCATTGCATACAGTTCTAAAATCAGAGAATTCAGCAAGCTTCCACCCAAGATTCAGGTATCACTGCCAACATTTATTCCAAAACCAATAGACCGTGAAAAGTTGTATAGTTTGTTTGGACAGATAACCCCATTATCTACTGCAACAGAAGAAAATGTCTATTCACTTATCCAATCCAAAACTTCAGTCAAAGAAATACTGGATGAACCAGAGATTGTTGCCACAATACAGACTGGGTATGAACAACTACGCAGTGTTACCTGTCTAAATGATGGTAGTATATGGACGAGCGGAAAGACCAATGATATCAAATGCTTCAACAGTAAAGGGTCACTCCTCCAGACAGTCAAACAAAAATCAGGTAAATTTCCTGGTGATATAGCTGTAGACAGTAATGGGGATCTACTGTATACTAGTGGGATATCATGGACAGTGTATAAAGTAAAGAATGTACAGACTGAAGAGTTGATCAGATTACAGGGGTGGAGGCCTTGTAAGCTGTGTGTCACCTCTACTGGTGATCTCCTGGTTACCATGTTCAGTGATGATAAAACTCAATCCAAAGTTGTCCGTTACTCGGGATCTACAGAAAAACAAACCATTCAATTTGATGATGAAGGTAAACCTCTGTACTCGTggaatgataaaataaaatacatcacagagaacagaaaccatgacatctgtgtagctgacCGTGAGGCtcgtgcagtagtggtggttaaTCAGGACGGGAAACTCAGATGGAGATACACCAGTCATCCCTCAGTTACCAAGAACAAACCATTTAAACCCTATGGTATTacaacagacagccagagtcgtatcctgacagcagacagtgacaaccattgtatccacattctggatcagaatggacagtttctctgttacattgataactgtgatctGGAGTATCCAATTGGTTTATTTGTGGACAACAATGACAATCTGTTTGTGTGTGAATATTTCAAAGGTAATgttaagaaaatcaaatatttgaaatag